The Ptiloglossa arizonensis isolate GNS036 chromosome 9, iyPtiAriz1_principal, whole genome shotgun sequence nucleotide sequence CAACTTACAACTAACCCATAGCCTCCAGgtaaataattatacatttaaGATTCACTGAGACTGGTGGAAAAATTTTCATTACCAATCAGATCCAAAATTGGCCAATTTCTACCATTACTTCGATAATTCattacaataaaatttaaaactcaTGAATCAAAAAACAAATGTTTAATTTCAAGCAAAAAAGAATGTATCTATATAATAATGAAACAATAGAATATAAACTTTTATTCTTCTGcaattcaattaaaaaatttaccgtTATATTTCTAGGTACATTCAGTCTTATAATACACATTACTTGTTTATAATGTTAAtagctttttttttcgtttaaaatagataaattatttcttgattcatgtttttttaaattttattataataatgtttTCGTTCTTAAATCATTTACTTTGTTTGTGAAGACGATACTAAATTTATAAACCTCAAAGTAAAATACACGATTTTAATTAAGACTATGCAAATTCtctttctttattatatttgcatgcatcaccaTCGATTAGCATTTATTAATGTTCACATAAGGAATTAATCCTGAGCAAATCTTCATCCTGTAGCCTtcggtgaaaagtacagaaATGTCTTGTAAAATGAATCTAAATAATTTTGCTATTATTTAAAACTTGTGCTATTCTAACTAAAATAGATATATCTTGGCAAAGTTGTGCTTTCTCTCTgcaattttacgaataaaatttgttcttaaTTGCTCAACACATATCAGATACTATGCATCAAGAATGTGTAAATGCATGTTATTCGGTTTGTATATTATAAAGTACAGAAGACAATGCTTATTAATTTGATACCTGATTAATGCTCATTTCAAGACACTTAAATATTGCAGATTAAAAATAATAGTATAAATTAGAAATGCCTTAACGTAATattaatatgaaaattattagTGAAATTATATTAgcgtaaattaataataatgttaatttAATATAGTAAATTGATCGAACCTGCGATGACCAAACTTGTCCCAATAAAGGAatcgataataatattaaactttgtatttatttcgctCAAACCGCGCGAGACCACCCTGTATACACACGTTGCTACGCATTCGATAAACGCTCCGAATATTACAGGCACCTCGAAAAtgggaaaaaaattaattagataTATACAAATGGTGATCTACAGAAGATGTGCCAATTCTAATCCACTGTTCTTTAGCATTAATACTACAAATAATTAGCTGTGGCAATCCATAAAACTTGTAACAGTTTTAATTCGTTTAATATTAGCTTTAAATACAATTACAGTATTAGTTTTAACGATCCACAAAACATGTGAGATTTTTAATTCCCCAAGTGTTGTTAAATAAAATCACAATACAGATACTCGTTTCATCGATCCACAAAAAGTTAATGTAAAACGAATTAGTTTTGTCACACTGTTTTACGAAAAAATGAAGTTTACTTTAACGTAGAGATCGAGAAAAACCATtgattgttattttttaaaaatcagtCAACGCTCACATTtcttatttaaagaaatagaaaCTGTTTTAAAAACTATTCATAtggaacaaatattttataatttctacaataaaagttccatgaaaattttcaaaacttttaTCACAAACCATAATTATGGTCATGACATTAATAAATTTGATTTAGATAAACGAAATAtctgttcctgttgcataagaaTTTTTACTGTTTACAAATTTCTTCTCTTTAGAACAACCATGGGaatattatttaagaaatttCAACAAACGATCAATAATATTTTCCTCGGTTATATATACGTTGGTAAAATTGTTACGAAAAGAATTATTAGTTGAACTTTACCGAGTAAATGTAGTTCTCCAAATTTCAAATCTATGTTCAACGTATCGTTCAAATTGTTGAACCTCTTCAAGAGTCTCAATTGCAAAACGTATTCAACCAATATACATTACTTAATCGCGTATAATGTAATAAAACTAAATAACATGCTTCATTAACTAGATAACGTGTCATTTAGTTTCATTCTATCATATGTaattaaataatgtatatttttatatgtttTACAATTTAAACCTCTGAGGTGCTCCAAAAATAAGAGAAATGTCTCGAATCTTTAAATGTAACCAATTTGTAAAACTGTGTTCGCTCGAAGAAGTCCAcctaataattttttctttaaagatTCCTAAGTTCCATTCAAACTGTTTAAATGGATCCTGTCAATCAAGTTCCACGACTTTCTCGATCCCCGCTTTAAAGTATAATAGTTTGATAAATCCGTAGATAAATAGTAGAATGATATATCCGTTGCTTTTACTTGCAAATCGGTGGTGCAGTCTTCGAACGCCTTGTTTTTGTGCGACGAGACAATTTCCAGTGCCCAAAGTAACTGAACGTATCTAAAAACAGCAAGGCCGCCGACCAGTTCGGCCCATATTAAAAGGAAAGCGTCTCGCAACGACTTCGTCCCTTCGATAACGTCCTCGATGTGTGTATAAGGGCAAGCTGTTGCCTCGCCCCAGTTCATGGACCACCAAATCGTCAGTACGAATAAAAACAATCCGTACATGGAGACACCCCAATTCTCCGCGACTAAGGTTCAACGTTATATTTGTAACATTAAAAGCCAGGCTGTTTCTTTTGTCGgaagaatataatatattttgctAAGTTGATCAGTCAGTGCTCGACCCATAAGTAATTGTCATtctacaaaatgatattttgtgAAACAAGTAATCATATCATTCAATCGGTGGTCCAGTACATGGACCATTGTTTACGATCTTGATTtgggaaaattattaacaacgggACAGGTGTCCGATAAATGTAGTACTGGAAGTTTTTCATGTTTCTAGAATGACGCTATAAATAGAAAGAGAAACGGATTGGATCTGTAGATACCTGTTTATAGAATAATTCTAACAAGTGGGGCAACTTGTAGCGAAGATACAAAAAATGTTGAATGTCGTAATAGAGACTATCACCTCGTGACGTAATCTTGGGCTTTTGGTTTTTAAAACGATACCAGACATTTGCTTTACATCGATCCATTTCTCACCAATTTGGATACAAATGTATCAAACTTTGAAAACGTAATATATTACGagatgtttcattttttatattaagaaaTTACTTTGTTCCATTATTGTCGAAACATTCTTTCATTCTTTTCTTTGCATTTTTAAACAGCGTCACAGTTATActtgttcgattaattttaattttaactctCGTGTCAACGATTGAATCTAAAGAATACGAATACATTGGGTATCGTAACATTCGGTATCATAATTTGTGGGCTGCTATCAATAAGTATCAATTTGGTATCGATCCGATCACTAGGTGCAAGGTATGGCACAATTtcccaattaaaattttcaattctgtCCACTATCGACAACAATCAACAAGCTGTTTGTGAACGATCAAGTTGTTGCCTACAGATTTCTGCTGTTACAGTAAAACAATCGTATAAGAAAACATCGGGTATATGCAAATCGGTTGAATTAAAAGGCAAGGTGTGAGACCTCGCGTGACAAGCTATTTTTCTCAATTCGTTCGTTATGTATGTGGGTGTGCATGTGTAAAACGCAGAGTGTATTTGCAGccttttgtttaaattactGTCAAGAAACGTAAAATTAACACCAATTGCTAGTACTTAAAAATGTAACGAGAAATGTTAAGAAACGAGAAAGTAAAGTgttagatttttcatttttgtacacaatcgcgaaaagaatcgatttatcTAAACGAATACATGGTTCCATTTAGAAAATCAAAAACACAAAATTAACGTTGACACAAATCTTTGCACAGAAGGATCCTACGATTTATCTTAGTTTCTAGAATCATCTTTGTACAATGGAATAAAATATGTTTCCCATAGTATTTTATTCTTATCGCGAACACCCCGTAAAAAACTTTGTTGTGTCCATAATAAGAACATGAGAAAAGAAATTAGTAATTaggtaatttgaaaattttgggcaactacatttttttacaattttattaacgtTGTTTCTTATTTATAATGTATAGGTTATTTTTCATCCTAGttgtattaaaagtaataaaaaaatagcACGTAGTATTGGATATTTTGATTCCAACaaagaaaaatgtattaatcttgaaaaatgaattttttcaaactgTTTGACAAAAGTAATTTTACCCTCGATACttatttcttttcatatttatttttataaattgctTCAACGGACACCGTATAAGAAAATGTGAAATCgtttaaattaaatacaatttttcgaaatataaatataagtttttaagaaacggttgtaaagtacattacaaaaataataattaatgttaCTACAAAAATTCCGTCGAAAACTTTCCTTTGAGAAACACTTTCCTTCGGACTTAGAGGATGACCTATTTAATACTGGTACAAAGTCAAGGTTAAAGTCATGGTACATCTACCTGATCGAAATACGTCTCTAGAATGAATTTTGATTCGATGAATGACAATTACTGTTTTTGAAAGCGTGCATCGAAAGTACTATATTAAAAATCTCGTACGACGTGCCCGATAAACTTACTTATTATGAGTTCAAAACATGCCCCACAGAGTTCACCGGTTGCAATACCTTCTAAAAATAGGGATCTTACAAACGGGTCCCGAATGTAATATATCACATATCGTCTCATCCAATAAGCTATGAGACTTGTAAGTACAATGTACAGCGTGGAAACCGCCAATGCAATCATTGAAGCAGCCATTGTGCTCATTCAATGTATACGAGCTCAGTGGTAATACTACAAAAGTAAACGAAtcgcatataaatatatattacgtCCGATAAACAAACGTGTAGCATAATCGagcataattttcattttaaattaaaagagGAGAGAACACATTCGTACTAACTCGATTTGTCTTCTTACGAATTACAGTATGCTTGAAAAAAGTtacatgaaaaaagaaaaataaataaaagaaacaaatcctTTGTTCTCACGAATTACGGTTACCTTAAAAAAAGTTACAATACaccaacagaaaaaaaaaaaccccagtAACAAAGTAAAACAAAGTAACGTGGCGTTACATTTTGTCCTCGAAGAGAAGGTAACGCAATAAAAGTACAGTTAACTTGTCGATGAATTCAAAGGTTGTCGCATATTAACGAACTCCGAGTACGTGGGTATCAGCAGGGTGTAGCGGAATAATAAAACCAGGGGCATTATGCAACAGTATACAATCGTTTGACAAAGTATGGTTTCAGTTGCCTCTTGTGGAACGTCCGATGTATCGTAAACTTACCTGTCTATCATCGAACTTCACTCGCCCTTGTCATAACTTGTCCCGACCGAGTTTCGCGCGTTGACACGACACTTGAACTATTTCCCGAATCTTTTCCTTTTTACTTTACGCGCAGCGAAATTATACTTAACCAGTTATTTAAAACTGGCAAGTGTAATTGAATATATCCATGCAGATATGTCGCGTGTCTTTAAATAGCTGGTCTCCCAAATTACCTGGTTGGACACCGGCACTGTGTTAAACATTGACTAGTTTCCTGTGCACGGTATTAGAAAATAACGATAATTACTATTTCCCATACACATAAACGTGCACACTACTTTACATTCGTTGCGTTATGGTTGTTTTTCTAGttattatatacttatatatttgTCACGTGTTACGGTTAAGACttatcgaaaataaatatttactaggCAGTACGAGTTAATTAATCCACCGTAGATCAGACAGGGTTTTGGTAAATCAATATTTGGTAGCCAATATTATTATCGAACGGTTTTCAGACTGCTTGGAATACCGAGCTGGATGTAACCACAGCAATATTCATGACCGCGCTTACTCGTATTATGTGATGAAAAAGGAAGGAAGCGTGTAATAGGCACTTAACACTGAATGTCACGGTGACTACAGGTGACAGGCTCTCCGAACTTAGGTTTGTTTAGAGAGCTTGCAAGAAATAAATCCTAATAGTTGTAATCATTTAAAAAACGTTCCCTGTCGTTGACGATACTATAAAACAATAAGTACACTAGACAtccttaaatatggaaaattgaGGTGACCGTCAACGTGTCAATCAATCGAAACCTTATCTTATAAAAGTTCATATTAtgttcgttcgaaaataattttcatcgatttatataaaaacgaacgattaaatttgatataatttttcgttcgtcgtaGGGTCATAATTATAAAGTTATATTGAAACACAAATTTACACAGTTATGATTGGatgtttttattcattttatgaaGTATTAACTACATTTATTACATAGGTAAATGATTCCATGTTTGTTTATGAATGTGGGCTAACTTCAATTATAtcattataaaaaagaaagtaaaatttatttacaagaaTCAAAAGACTCTCCTTTGTGCTTTTTGACCACTTGAGGATCATCTTGATTCTCTGTTCTTAACATTAACCTGGGAATCCGTTTCGATTTTAAATAAGACATCGTTTCACTCGACGAtctaaaatcaaaattaattgtgtAATAAGATTGATTCTGATTGTAATAAGAGCTTTGTATAGTATGTCCGCTTtaactataaatattaaatatacaaaagTATTATTAACATAAAAACTATTTAATTTGAAGGGTATAATATTAGTCCTAAATTCTTTTTAAGATTAGCATTTACAAAGATTTCAATATTAACTACTTTTTGTGCGGAACCATAGATTTTTATTACAACTATCTCATTTTTCCGTGCGTTTTGAGACACTTTTTACGAGGTAAACGAAGTgcgattttttaatcatttatcaaatataataaatattataatatataattataataaatattaagaataactgaattaaaatacaaaacttGGCTTGTGTTCATCGGAAAATTGATGTGCTCTTACAATTACTTGTGAACATATAAGTGTAATACGAAAGTACCAGAATTTGCCAGTACTACTGTAATTACCGAGACTTGAATAACCAAATAAACAAACAACAACCATAATTTAATAGACATTACATTTAGTTTTACCTTGTGTTTCCTATTATTAAACATATAATTTTGTAgtctttttaaaaaatactctTAAACATAATTTCTTAAGTATCTTTAGTTGTTTCTATATCATATACTGGAAACGATGACTAAACTTGATGTTTTTTGCCAATATTCATCGAAATATCTcatgaaatgattgaccaattgTGTACTTCCTTTACCTTGTTATATACACAGAATACGCAATAGAAtggatttaataaaaacattgttccattttacaaaatataggtTACATTGAAATTTCTGTAAGTAGTAATCTCAtcagaaattcaaatttattatatttccaaCAATAAACGTCATTTCAGGTTCGATATCATTTAcatcgaagaaattaaccgcctAACGTGAACAATGAACAAGATGAATCGTCcactaatgaaaattttaaattgtatatttttcattaaatcttCGTAAAAGTGTTACCAATGTATTATCAGGGTTTTCCTGATGAAGATGAAGCTAAACTCAGTCTTGTTCTGTGTAACTCATGTACTTCTAGCAACAATATTGCGAGTACCAAATGCTAGACAcctattattaaaaatagttcgaataagGTTGTATTTTAACTCATTTTCATGAGGTCAACTCGATCAATCCATTGGCAATACTCTCAtaaagatataataaaaattcctatatctATTAGTGCACTCATCTTAACGTGTGCCTTATAACTCTT carries:
- the Aqp gene encoding aquaporin — encoded protein: MSTMAASMIALAVSTLYIVLTSLIAYWMRRYVIYYIRDPFVRSLFLEGIATGELCGACFELIIIAENWGVSMYGLFLFVLTIWWSMNWGEATACPYTHIEDVIEGTKSLRDAFLLIWAELVGGLAVFRYVQLLWALEIVSSHKNKAFEDCTTDLQVPVIFGAFIECVATCVYRVVSRGLSEINTKFNIIIDSFIGTSLVIAAFDYSGGYFNPALATSLKYGCLGTSFMEHVIVYWVGACAGSIVSLRVYRLPVIQNYVEQFKKKMR